The following proteins come from a genomic window of Yinghuangia sp. ASG 101:
- a CDS encoding nuclear transport factor 2 family protein gives MLPSPDDHVAIGDLLARYCLTLDLDDVDGWVGLFTPDAAYEVYGRVFRGHDGLRAMMTAAPGGLHLGGPPVIDMVDGDRARTTRNLVFVDRADGGARHAVYSDELVRTAEGWRIAHCRCRFITAQGLADRPPR, from the coding sequence ATGCTGCCCTCGCCCGACGATCACGTGGCCATCGGTGATCTGCTGGCCCGCTACTGCCTGACGCTGGATCTCGACGATGTCGACGGGTGGGTGGGGCTGTTCACGCCGGATGCCGCGTACGAGGTGTACGGGCGCGTCTTCCGGGGGCACGACGGCCTGCGCGCGATGATGACGGCCGCGCCCGGGGGGTTGCACCTGGGTGGGCCGCCGGTGATCGACATGGTGGACGGGGATCGGGCTCGTACGACACGCAATTTGGTGTTCGTCGACCGGGCGGACGGCGGCGCGCGCCACGCCGTGTACAGCGACGAACTGGTCCGGACCGCGGAGGGGTGGCGCATCGCGCACTGCCGGTGCCGGTTCATCACGGCCCAGGGACTGGCCGACCGACCGCCGCGTTGA
- a CDS encoding helix-turn-helix domain-containing protein: MALPINPSPAVLRAGQILKHMARRPTAHYSVSELARTVNMPRATCDSVLQALAEAGLVVRREPELRYELGAFCIALGDAARAADSVLNAAEREAEKLARNLSACVVVTARMGDEARVVAVSDWGPALALRAHTGQSIPLVPPFGAVFVAWSDAEAEAWLSRAEAVEDWRSEQWREALVAIRRRGCSISVAADRRPELVTVLNALAAAPESEEYRRRRDEVIGTMQHSEYLAGDIVDTRARLTHISAPVFDATGHVAASLMLMGPQYDLSGTELDALSRHVVEAAALATAAVGGTANV; encoded by the coding sequence GTGGCCTTGCCGATCAATCCGTCCCCGGCTGTCCTTCGCGCCGGTCAGATCCTCAAGCACATGGCCCGTCGCCCGACCGCACACTACTCGGTCTCCGAGCTGGCGCGGACGGTGAACATGCCGCGCGCGACGTGTGACTCCGTGCTCCAGGCACTGGCCGAGGCCGGTCTGGTCGTCCGGCGGGAGCCCGAACTGCGGTATGAGCTGGGGGCGTTCTGCATCGCGCTGGGCGACGCCGCCCGCGCGGCCGATTCGGTGCTGAACGCGGCGGAGCGCGAGGCGGAGAAGCTGGCACGCAACCTCAGCGCCTGCGTCGTGGTGACCGCGCGCATGGGCGACGAGGCACGGGTCGTCGCGGTCAGCGACTGGGGCCCGGCCCTGGCGCTGCGCGCGCACACGGGCCAGTCGATCCCGCTGGTCCCGCCGTTCGGCGCGGTGTTCGTCGCATGGAGCGACGCCGAGGCGGAGGCGTGGCTGTCGCGCGCCGAGGCCGTGGAGGACTGGCGGTCGGAGCAGTGGCGCGAGGCGCTGGTGGCCATCCGTCGGCGGGGCTGCAGCATCTCGGTGGCCGCCGACCGGCGGCCCGAACTCGTCACGGTCCTCAACGCGCTCGCCGCGGCGCCGGAGTCGGAGGAGTACCGTCGCCGCCGCGACGAGGTGATCGGCACGATGCAGCACAGCGAATACCTGGCCGGTGACATCGTCGACACCAGGGCGCGCCTGACCCACATCTCGGCGCCGGTCTTCGACGCGACGGGCCACGTGGCGGCCTCGCTGATGCTGATGGGACCGCAGTACGACTTGTCGGGCACCGAGTTGGACGCGCTGAGCCGACACGTCGTGGAGGCCGCCGCACTGGCCACGGCGGCGGTCGGCGGCACCGCGAACGTCTAG
- a CDS encoding amidohydrolase family protein, producing the protein MFKFDFPVFDADNHLYETADAFTRHLPERHRNLFRFVEIKGRKKLVVRDTITEFIPNPTFDVVARPGAHMAFYSGDNPDGKTLRELTGKPIRPLAAFREPAPRLALLDEQGIAKTLMFPTLASLIEERLRDDPYLTQVAIRAFNEWLYDEWKYDYEGRIFATPIVNPCVLDEGIAELDRVVERGARAVLMRPGPVGGLRGLRSPFLPDFDPFWARVRESGIVVALHASDSGFQEYVNTWEGSEGSEYVAFRPKTFPEVIDGGRVIHDTFASAVCHGMLTRFPEVKLLSVENGGSWVGPLLHDLDRAYKKMPQEFPEHPRDIFTRNVWVNPFWEDSTLGLVDLVGVDRVCFGSDYPHPEGLADPLSWREELGGLPEASTKKIMSDNLFDLMGLSPAA; encoded by the coding sequence ATGTTTAAATTCGACTTTCCGGTCTTCGACGCCGACAACCACCTCTACGAGACCGCCGACGCGTTCACCCGCCACCTCCCCGAGCGGCACCGCAACCTGTTCCGCTTCGTGGAGATCAAGGGGCGCAAGAAGCTCGTCGTCCGCGACACCATCACCGAGTTCATTCCGAACCCGACGTTCGACGTGGTAGCGCGTCCCGGCGCGCACATGGCGTTCTACAGCGGCGACAATCCCGACGGCAAGACGCTTCGGGAACTCACCGGCAAGCCGATACGGCCCCTTGCGGCCTTCCGCGAGCCGGCCCCCCGCTTGGCGCTGCTCGACGAGCAGGGCATCGCCAAGACCCTGATGTTCCCGACTCTCGCGAGCCTGATCGAGGAACGCCTCCGCGACGACCCGTACCTCACGCAAGTGGCGATCCGGGCGTTCAACGAGTGGCTGTACGACGAGTGGAAGTACGACTACGAGGGTCGGATCTTCGCGACGCCGATCGTGAACCCGTGCGTGCTCGACGAAGGCATCGCCGAACTCGACCGGGTCGTCGAACGCGGCGCGAGGGCCGTCCTCATGCGCCCCGGACCCGTCGGCGGCCTGCGCGGCCTGCGCTCGCCGTTCCTCCCCGACTTCGACCCCTTCTGGGCTCGCGTCCGGGAATCCGGCATCGTCGTCGCCCTGCACGCCTCCGACTCCGGGTTCCAGGAGTACGTGAACACCTGGGAGGGCAGCGAGGGTTCCGAGTACGTCGCCTTCCGCCCCAAGACGTTCCCCGAGGTGATCGACGGAGGGCGCGTCATCCACGACACGTTCGCCTCCGCCGTCTGCCACGGCATGCTCACGCGCTTCCCCGAGGTCAAGCTCCTCAGCGTGGAAAACGGCGGAAGCTGGGTCGGCCCGCTGCTGCACGACCTGGACCGCGCGTACAAGAAGATGCCGCAGGAGTTCCCCGAGCACCCGCGCGACATCTTCACCCGCAACGTGTGGGTCAACCCGTTCTGGGAGGACTCCACCCTCGGCCTGGTCGACCTCGTCGGCGTCGACCGCGTGTGCTTCGGATCGGACTACCCGCACCCCGAGGGCCTGGCCGACCCGCTGTCGTGGCGCGAAGAACTGGGCGGCCTGCCCGAGGCGTCGACAAAGAAGATCATGTCGGACAACCTCTTCGACCTGATGGGCCTGTCCCCGGCCGCATGA
- a CDS encoding winged helix-turn-helix transcriptional regulator, protein MRDDGGVMGEHATYGGELVADCRLRAATDLFAHTWDPVVLAALHQGPRRRRALRAAIGGVSDKVLTEALRRLLGSGLIERRRYPEAPPRVEYGLTPLGRSFVDGPMTALARWTNEHGDELGEALGEFDSGVGPDENVRLA, encoded by the coding sequence ATGCGCGACGATGGAGGGGTGATGGGCGAGCACGCGACGTACGGCGGTGAATTGGTGGCCGACTGCCGACTGCGCGCGGCGACGGACCTGTTCGCGCACACGTGGGATCCCGTGGTCCTGGCCGCGCTCCACCAGGGTCCGCGCCGCCGTCGCGCACTGCGCGCCGCGATCGGCGGCGTCAGCGACAAGGTCCTGACCGAGGCGCTGCGGCGCCTGCTCGGCAGCGGCCTGATCGAACGCCGCCGCTACCCCGAGGCCCCGCCTCGCGTGGAGTACGGCCTCACACCCTTGGGCCGCAGCTTCGTCGACGGTCCGATGACGGCGCTGGCGCGGTGGACGAACGAGCACGGCGACGAACTCGGCGAGGCGCTGGGAGAGTTCGATTCCGGCGTCGGGCCGGACGAGAACGTGCGGCTCGCCTAG
- a CDS encoding AMP-binding protein yields the protein MKLSDADLWDDEPGTTRDDNTRPFPHDRTVGDLFAEQAAATPDAVAVVDGTERHTYAELAADADASADFLTRRGVGPGVHVAVLLRRSYRLVVALLGILRAGGAYVPLNPDLPDSRLRALVRDTAPRVLISERALTALANDLFWNSPATRALLSADSADALAEREPDGARMSPELWNHIADHAADPVSANGWHSPYTGARLGDATLERYVRATVDKLSGHLPPDAAVLEIGCGTGATLRGLAPRVGRYVGVDPSAGALRWAERACREQRLGNVSLHALGALELDALPEESTGPFDAVVLNSVVQSFGGLNYLRTVIGEAVARTGKRGVVYLGHVWDAARREEFVASVAARHRPEHAGRPLAAADALFVPAAFLADLPHHFPEIARVEIGPMAVDDEDLSAYAYDAILHVDRAAPRPGTPREPAKRQYDRRALDGPRAAATAHDRHRPDATAYVIQTSGSSGTPKSVAVGMRSLVNLLWWYRRACDLGPDARVLQTITCGFDASVKNYLAPLICGARVVLAPDTAYDPRVLLDLVDRERITVLNPGVPSAVYPLVELAEPDGFRPLRHLRHLALGGEPPDLARFRAWLASGACRATLHNIYGPTEATDISCAAPVDPAWVRDGTAPVPIGRPIPNTRAYVLDGRAAEAPPGVVGELCLAGTGLAAGYLGDPALTAEKFTTSAHLPGERLYRTGDLARRLPGGELVLAGRADNQVKLLGQRIELGEIEQRLRGLPGVLEAAAALRPPPGTDVPRLCGYVVPEPGTTPDPHSLRAALGGLLPAAAVPAEVIVVRDWPRTPNGKIDRNALPAPEQARGPARPPRTDTERALLPLWHDILGDATVSRDDDFFASGGHSLGAAMLAIRVREVFARDVSIVDVYRTKTVAALARLIDVRPAADSPLTLVADGNGASVHCFPPIAGYAWTTAEFARHLGVRTYAFDFPGTPDPVAAAADLIAATRTDGPRFLVGYSAGGLLAVATAHALRARGERVDGVVLLDSEPPDRRPPPGDAAVAHTVREVLDDPRLTAHIRQTGPDRVAETVAAYARWYAEAPPPGPVDCDLLVLTARDGDPEGSVGWRPFCTGEVHGGPARGHHLDLLTGTNATANADRVRTWLGARGGLGAGAARGIGPGIPPSAEDAGGR from the coding sequence GTGAAACTCTCCGACGCGGACCTGTGGGACGACGAACCCGGCACGACCCGCGACGACAACACCCGGCCCTTCCCCCACGACCGCACCGTCGGCGACCTGTTCGCCGAACAAGCCGCCGCCACCCCCGACGCGGTGGCCGTGGTCGACGGCACCGAGCGGCACACCTACGCCGAACTGGCCGCCGACGCCGACGCGTCCGCGGACTTCCTCACCCGCCGGGGCGTCGGCCCCGGCGTCCACGTGGCCGTGCTGCTGCGCCGCTCGTACCGGCTCGTCGTCGCGCTCCTCGGCATCCTCCGGGCCGGAGGCGCGTACGTGCCGCTCAACCCGGACCTGCCCGACTCCCGGCTGCGCGCCCTCGTCCGCGACACCGCGCCGCGCGTCCTGATCTCCGAACGCGCCCTGACCGCGCTCGCCAACGACCTGTTCTGGAACAGCCCCGCCACCCGCGCGCTCCTGAGCGCCGACTCCGCCGACGCCCTCGCCGAACGCGAGCCCGACGGGGCCAGGATGAGCCCCGAACTGTGGAACCACATCGCCGACCACGCCGCCGACCCCGTCAGCGCCAACGGCTGGCACAGCCCCTACACGGGCGCCCGCCTCGGCGACGCGACCCTCGAACGGTACGTGCGTGCCACGGTCGACAAGCTGTCCGGGCACCTGCCGCCGGACGCCGCGGTGCTGGAGATCGGCTGCGGCACCGGCGCCACACTCCGCGGGCTGGCCCCCCGCGTGGGCCGCTACGTCGGGGTCGACCCGTCCGCCGGCGCGCTGCGCTGGGCCGAGCGCGCGTGCCGCGAGCAACGGCTCGGCAACGTGTCCCTGCACGCCCTGGGCGCCCTCGAACTCGACGCGCTGCCCGAGGAGTCCACCGGCCCCTTCGACGCGGTCGTCCTCAACAGCGTCGTCCAGAGCTTCGGCGGGCTGAACTACCTGCGCACCGTCATCGGCGAGGCCGTCGCCCGCACCGGCAAACGCGGCGTCGTCTACCTCGGGCACGTCTGGGACGCCGCGCGCCGCGAGGAGTTCGTCGCGTCCGTCGCCGCCCGGCACCGGCCCGAACACGCGGGCCGCCCCCTCGCCGCCGCCGACGCGCTGTTCGTCCCCGCCGCGTTCCTCGCCGACCTGCCGCACCACTTCCCGGAGATCGCCCGGGTCGAGATCGGCCCGATGGCCGTCGACGACGAGGACCTGTCGGCGTACGCGTACGACGCGATACTGCACGTCGACCGTGCCGCGCCGCGTCCCGGCACCCCGCGCGAGCCCGCCAAACGCCAGTACGACCGGCGGGCCCTCGACGGGCCCCGGGCCGCCGCGACGGCGCACGACCGGCACCGGCCCGACGCCACCGCGTACGTCATCCAGACCTCGGGTTCCTCCGGCACCCCGAAGAGCGTCGCGGTCGGCATGCGCTCGCTGGTCAACCTGCTGTGGTGGTACCGGCGGGCGTGCGACCTGGGACCGGACGCACGCGTGCTCCAGACCATCACGTGCGGCTTCGACGCCTCCGTCAAGAACTACCTGGCCCCGCTGATCTGCGGTGCCCGCGTCGTCCTGGCGCCCGACACCGCCTACGACCCGCGCGTCCTTTTGGACCTCGTCGACCGCGAGCGGATCACCGTCCTCAACCCCGGCGTCCCGTCGGCGGTCTACCCGCTGGTCGAACTGGCCGAGCCCGACGGCTTCCGGCCGCTGCGCCACCTCCGCCACCTGGCCCTCGGCGGCGAGCCACCCGACCTGGCCCGGTTCCGCGCCTGGCTGGCGTCCGGCGCGTGCCGGGCCACGCTGCACAACATCTACGGTCCCACCGAGGCCACCGACATCAGTTGCGCCGCCCCCGTCGACCCCGCGTGGGTGCGCGACGGGACGGCCCCGGTGCCCATCGGCCGGCCCATCCCCAACACGCGCGCGTACGTCCTGGACGGCCGGGCGGCCGAGGCCCCGCCCGGCGTCGTCGGCGAACTGTGCCTGGCCGGAACCGGGTTGGCCGCCGGATACCTCGGCGACCCGGCGCTCACCGCCGAGAAGTTCACCACCTCCGCCCACCTGCCCGGCGAACGCCTGTACCGCACCGGCGACCTGGCCCGGCGGCTGCCGGGCGGCGAACTCGTCCTGGCGGGCCGGGCGGACAACCAGGTCAAACTGCTGGGGCAGCGCATCGAACTCGGAGAGATCGAACAGCGCCTGCGCGGGCTGCCCGGCGTGCTCGAGGCCGCCGCCGCGCTGCGGCCCCCGCCCGGAACGGACGTACCGCGCCTGTGCGGCTACGTCGTCCCGGAACCCGGCACCACGCCCGATCCGCACAGCCTGCGGGCGGCCCTCGGCGGACTGCTTCCGGCCGCGGCCGTCCCCGCCGAGGTCATCGTGGTGCGCGACTGGCCCCGCACCCCGAACGGCAAGATCGACCGCAACGCGCTGCCCGCCCCCGAACAGGCCCGCGGCCCCGCCCGCCCACCGCGGACCGACACCGAGCGCGCGCTGCTGCCGCTGTGGCACGACATCCTCGGCGACGCCACCGTCTCGCGCGATGACGACTTCTTCGCCTCGGGCGGACACAGCCTCGGCGCGGCCATGCTGGCCATCCGCGTGCGGGAGGTGTTCGCGCGGGACGTGTCCATCGTCGACGTCTACCGCACCAAGACCGTCGCCGCCCTCGCCCGGCTCATCGACGTGCGCCCCGCCGCCGACAGCCCGCTCACGCTCGTCGCCGACGGGAACGGCGCGTCCGTCCACTGCTTTCCGCCGATCGCGGGATACGCGTGGACGACGGCGGAGTTCGCGCGGCACCTCGGGGTGCGCACCTACGCGTTCGACTTCCCCGGGACGCCCGACCCCGTCGCCGCCGCGGCCGACCTCATCGCGGCGACGCGCACGGACGGCCCGCGCTTCCTCGTGGGCTATTCGGCGGGAGGGCTCCTCGCGGTCGCCACCGCGCACGCCTTGCGGGCGCGCGGCGAGCGCGTCGACGGCGTGGTCCTGCTCGACTCGGAGCCGCCGGACCGGCGGCCTCCGCCGGGCGATGCCGCCGTGGCGCACACGGTCCGCGAGGTTCTCGACGACCCGCGGCTGACCGCGCACATCCGGCAGACCGGCCCGGACCGCGTCGCCGAAACCGTCGCGGCGTACGCCCGGTGGTACGCCGAGGCGCCCCCGCCCGGGCCCGTCGACTGCGACCTGCTGGTGCTGACCGCCCGCGACGGCGACCCCGAAGGGTCGGTCGGCTGGCGGCCGTTCTGCACCGGAGAGGTCCACGGCGGCCCGGCCCGAGGCCACCACCTCGACCTGCTCACCGGCACGAACGCGACCGCCAACGCGGACCGGGTGCGCACCTGGCTGGGCGCCCGGGGCGGTCTCGGGGCCGGGGCGGCCCGGGGGATCGGACCCGGTATCCCGCCGTCGGCGGAGGACGCGGGGGGCAGGTGA
- a CDS encoding acyl-CoA dehydrogenase family protein, with protein sequence MNFAFTPEQDELRRTVRNFLDNFGTEAEVRRVMDTDAGFDADVWRRIAGDLGVAGLALPERYGGAGCGFVELGICLEEFGRALFCAPALSGVVLAASTLLLLGDDDACRAHLPGIADGTTVATLALTEASGTWDAAGVTATATRAGGTWWLDGAKAYVLDGCSAALLLVAAQTDAGVSVFAVDADAPGLRRTAQTTLDRTRHQAVIELAHTPAQLLGEDGRAWPVLERVLDLAAVAVAAEQAGGAARVRDMAVDYAKTRVQFGQPIGAFQAVKHKLADLHLAVESARSAAYHGLWAADHDPAALPEAANLAKACCGDAFVTAATENIQVHGGIGFTWEHSAHLYLKRAHATQQLFGNAAHHRRRLARRVLANAAPR encoded by the coding sequence GTGAACTTCGCCTTCACTCCCGAGCAGGACGAACTCCGGCGGACCGTACGGAACTTCCTCGACAATTTCGGCACCGAGGCCGAGGTGCGGCGCGTCATGGACACCGACGCGGGCTTCGACGCGGACGTCTGGCGGCGGATCGCCGGCGACCTCGGCGTCGCCGGCCTCGCACTGCCGGAGAGGTACGGCGGCGCGGGCTGCGGCTTCGTCGAACTCGGCATCTGCCTCGAAGAGTTCGGCCGAGCGCTGTTCTGCGCGCCCGCGCTCTCCGGGGTCGTGCTGGCCGCCTCCACGCTTCTCCTCCTCGGCGACGACGACGCCTGCCGGGCCCACCTGCCCGGCATCGCCGACGGAACGACGGTCGCCACCCTCGCCCTCACCGAGGCCTCCGGCACGTGGGACGCCGCCGGGGTCACCGCCACCGCGACCCGCGCCGGAGGCACGTGGTGGCTCGACGGCGCGAAGGCCTATGTCCTCGACGGCTGTTCGGCCGCGCTGCTGCTGGTCGCGGCCCAAACCGACGCGGGTGTCAGCGTGTTCGCCGTCGACGCCGACGCGCCGGGCCTCCGCCGCACGGCCCAGACCACGCTGGACCGCACGCGCCACCAAGCCGTCATCGAACTCGCCCACACACCGGCACAGTTGCTCGGCGAGGACGGGCGCGCGTGGCCGGTGCTGGAACGCGTCCTCGACCTCGCCGCGGTGGCCGTCGCCGCCGAACAGGCGGGCGGCGCGGCACGCGTGCGGGACATGGCGGTCGACTACGCCAAGACGCGCGTCCAGTTCGGGCAGCCCATCGGCGCGTTCCAGGCCGTCAAGCACAAGCTCGCCGACCTGCACCTGGCCGTCGAGTCCGCGCGGTCGGCCGCGTACCACGGCCTGTGGGCGGCGGACCACGACCCGGCCGCGCTGCCCGAGGCCGCGAACCTGGCCAAGGCCTGCTGCGGCGACGCGTTCGTCACCGCGGCCACCGAGAACATCCAGGTGCACGGCGGTATCGGCTTCACGTGGGAGCACTCCGCGCACCTGTACCTGAAACGCGCCCACGCCACGCAGCAGCTCTTCGGCAACGCCGCCCACCACCGCCGCCGCCTCGCCCGACGCGTCCTGGCGAACGCGGCGCCCCGGTGA
- a CDS encoding NADPH-dependent F420 reductase has translation MRIGILGTGTLAAALGAGWARAGHEVVIGGRSLAKATALADALGRDVRAAPPRTAVAGKDAVLLAVSWDGAEEALRAAGAAEGALAGTPLIDPTNAVRHGIGELLVDAGDSMARRVGRAAPGAHVVKAFHLFPADQWASSPGDDASAVTVAMCGDDPEALRVVGELVRAVGAVPATFGSLDRARQVEEAAGFVIGLVFAGTDPHAVIPRVP, from the coding sequence ATGCGCATCGGAATTCTGGGAACCGGGACCCTGGCCGCCGCCTTGGGAGCGGGCTGGGCACGTGCCGGACACGAGGTGGTGATCGGCGGGCGGTCGCTCGCCAAGGCGACGGCGCTGGCCGACGCGTTGGGGCGGGACGTGCGTGCGGCACCGCCGCGTACGGCGGTCGCCGGCAAGGACGCCGTACTCCTGGCCGTGTCCTGGGACGGTGCCGAGGAGGCGCTGCGCGCCGCCGGCGCGGCCGAGGGGGCGCTCGCGGGCACCCCGCTGATCGACCCCACGAACGCGGTGCGCCACGGCATCGGTGAACTCCTCGTCGACGCCGGGGACTCGATGGCGCGACGCGTCGGACGCGCGGCTCCGGGGGCTCATGTCGTCAAGGCCTTCCACCTCTTCCCGGCGGATCAGTGGGCGTCGTCACCGGGTGACGACGCGTCCGCGGTGACGGTGGCGATGTGCGGTGACGATCCGGAGGCGTTGCGGGTCGTCGGCGAGTTGGTGCGCGCTGTCGGCGCTGTTCCGGCGACGTTCGGATCGCTGGATCGGGCCCGGCAGGTGGAGGAGGCCGCGGGCTTTGTCATCGGGCTGGTGTTCGCGGGAACCGATCCGCATGCCGTGATTCCGCGCGTGCCGTAG
- a CDS encoding ecdysteroid 22-kinase family protein: MTSDQRVLPVPRTLPDLLSPDWLSSALDARFPGIRVTEVTPGPVVSRVSTNARFRIACDGGVPEGLSADLCGKGYFSEDGWHARQAGIFEVSFYRDLVATTGVRTLRSVYADIDPDTQHGVVITEDVVAQGGEFLDSTSDYTPELAAESLSELAKLHASLWGEPDAATARWLDSRLDKHTGVRGVKEIRGNFESAIGAGVPTEVRDAERLFAAYVDLAEEAPRLSPWTVIHGDTHVGNLYLDADDRPSFLDWQLVQRAPWYIDVGYHIASVLTVEDRRRSEKDLLRHYLDALRAAGLAEPPRWDDAWLGIRRGILHGFYLWGITLKVDPAITTALLERLGTAAADHEVFGLAS, translated from the coding sequence ATGACTTCGGATCAGCGTGTCCTGCCGGTTCCCCGCACGCTGCCGGACCTGTTGTCGCCGGACTGGCTCAGTTCGGCACTCGACGCACGGTTCCCGGGCATCCGCGTCACCGAGGTGACACCCGGCCCCGTGGTCAGCCGCGTGTCGACCAACGCCCGCTTCCGCATCGCGTGCGACGGCGGTGTCCCCGAGGGGCTGTCGGCCGACCTGTGCGGCAAGGGCTACTTCTCCGAGGACGGATGGCACGCGCGGCAGGCGGGGATCTTCGAAGTGTCGTTCTACCGCGACCTCGTCGCCACCACCGGCGTCCGCACCCTGCGCAGCGTCTACGCCGACATCGACCCCGACACCCAGCACGGCGTCGTGATCACCGAGGACGTCGTCGCCCAGGGCGGCGAATTCCTGGACTCCACCAGCGACTACACCCCCGAACTCGCGGCGGAGAGCCTGTCGGAACTCGCGAAGCTGCACGCGTCGCTGTGGGGTGAGCCGGACGCCGCCACGGCCCGGTGGCTGGACTCCCGGCTCGACAAACACACCGGTGTCCGCGGGGTCAAGGAGATCCGCGGCAACTTCGAGAGCGCGATCGGTGCCGGCGTACCCACCGAAGTCCGGGACGCCGAGCGGCTGTTCGCGGCGTACGTCGACCTCGCCGAGGAGGCGCCCCGGCTGTCGCCGTGGACCGTGATCCACGGCGACACCCATGTCGGCAACCTGTATCTCGACGCCGACGACCGCCCGTCGTTCCTGGACTGGCAGCTCGTCCAGCGCGCGCCCTGGTACATCGACGTCGGCTACCACATCGCCTCCGTCCTCACCGTCGAGGACCGCCGGCGCTCCGAGAAGGACCTGCTGCGCCACTACCTCGACGCCCTGCGCGCCGCCGGACTGGCCGAGCCCCCGCGTTGGGACGACGCCTGGCTCGGCATCCGCCGGGGCATCCTGCACGGCTTCTACCTGTGGGGCATCACGCTCAAGGTCGACCCCGCGATCACCACGGCCCTCCTCGAACGCCTCGGCACCGCCGCGGCCGACCACGAGGTCTTCGGCCTGGCCTCCTGA